DNA sequence from the Merismopedia glauca CCAP 1448/3 genome:
GTAGATGCTACCAGTGCCTTATCCAACATTCCCACCATCTCTTCGGTAGTGAATGTAGGAGAACAATCAGCCGATTACTGGTTTGGCAAACAGCCACAGACCCTCAAAACCGGAGAATCCGCCTATAGTTATGCTTTATTCTCCCTTAATGGCGACTTTCTGCCAGAAACATTAGGCACAGGCAACGAAGCGATCAAAGTAGCTGCTAATCGACTGCGGCAACCCCTGAACCAGCTTTTAGCCACAAAAATGTGGGAACTGACCGAAAATCAAACCACTTCTCGATTAGGGGTCAAAGCCACCTTAGAAACCACAGAAAATAGCCCAAAAACGATCGCCCAAAAGCAAACAAAACGCTCTAACTTAATTAGCCGACAACTAATTCAGCCAAACTCGACCATTCCTAACCTTAGTCCCCAAACTAGTTTACGATATAGACTAGAAAACTTCAGCGATCGCCCGATTTATTGGTTAATTGTGGGAGTAGATGCCAACCATAACCCAATTACCTGGGAACCCTCAAAAGAAGCGATCGCCCCTGGTACAATCCGTATCATCCCCGAACCATCTGCCAATCAGCTTTGGCTCAGCAAAGAAGCCGCAGGACTTGCCGAAATCTATCTCATTTGCTCTATTGCGCCCTTTGACAAGGCGATCGCCACCATCCAAACCCAAATCAAAGGTAAAGGCTTACTAACGCTCCCTGCCCCCCTAGAAGTCGCTCAAGCAGTTTTAGAAGATCTCCATCAAGCAAGTACAATTGAGCTAGCTACAATTCCCTCTGAAAGCCTGAGTGCAATTACCGATGCTTACGCCCTAGATGTCAACTCTTGGGCAACCTTGAGATTTGTCTACAAATGTACCTAGCTCCTCCGCATTTAAAAGTGCGTCAGTTCTAAAAACTTCCTGTCTCCCCTTGTCAACTGTCCCCTACAGTTCCACACTTGGAGTAGGGAGTTCATTGGCAGGTTTGTTTGTTGTGAAAAGAGTATTATCAATCATCTTAGGAGGGGGAGCCGGCACCCGTCTTTATCCTCTAACAAAGTTACGCGCAAAACCAGCCGTACCCGTAGCAGGTAAATACCGCCTAATTGATATTCCTGTTAGTAACTGTATTAACTCTGAAATCTACAAAATCTATGTTCTGACTCAGTACAACTCAGCTTCTCTCAATCGCCATATTGCTCAAACATACAGCTTTGCTGGCTTCACAGATGGTTTTGTTGAGGTGCTGGCGGCTCAGCAAACACCAGAAAACCCAAATTGGTTCCAAGGAACGGCTGATGCTGTTCGCCAGTATATTAGTTTGTTGCAAGAGTGGAATGTAGATGAATATCTGATCCTGTCTGGAGATCATCTCTATCGCATGGATTATCGTTTGTTTGTGCAGCGCCATCGGGAAACTAATGCTGATATTACTATTTCCGTAGTGCCGATGGATGACAAACGGGCTTCTGATTTTGGCTTGATGAAAATCGATCAATCTGGAAGAGTGGTTGATTTTTGTGAAAAGCCTAAAGGCGAAGCTTTGGCAAATATGCGGGTTGATACGACTAAATTAGGTCTGACAGCCGAAGAAGCCCAGCAAAGTCCTTACATTGCTTCAATGGGGATTTATGTCTTTAAAAAAGACGTATTGATTGATTTGTTGCAAAAATCTCTCGAGCAGACAGATTTTGGGAAAGAAATTATCCCTGGTGCGGCTGAAACATATAATGTCCAAGCCTATCTATTTGATCGCTATTGGGAAGACATCGGAACAATTGAGGCTTTCTACGAAGCTAATTTAGCTTTAACAAGGCAACCTCAACCACCTTTTAGCTTCTACGAAGAAAATGCGCCAATTTATACTCGTTCGCGCTATTTGCCACCTACTAAACTTTTAGATTGCCAAGTAACTGAATCGATTATTAGTGAAGGATGCATTCTGAAAAATTGCCGAATTCATCACTCAGTTTTGGGATTGAGGGCTAAAATTGATTCTGGAGCAGTGATTGAAGACTCATTGTTGATGGGGGCAGATTATTACGAACCTTTCGCCGAACAGCAAAGAGAGGGAGAAAACGGGAAAATTAAACTTGGGATTGGTTCTAATACAACTATTCGTCGAGCTATAGTTGACAAAAATGCCCGAATTGGTAGTAATGTCATGATTATCAATAAAGATCGGGTAGAAGAAGCTCAAAGAGAAACTGAAGGTTTTTACATCCGCAACGGAATCGTAGTGATTTTCAAAAACGCAACTATTCTGGATGGAACTGTAATTTAGTCACCAAAGCTGGGTATAAATAGGTTGATTGAAGGGGTTGATTGAAGGCGCATCATCTTGCGCCTCTAGAGACATTCCAAGGCGTAGCACTACACGTAGTTCGCTATCTGGCTGCTTTCAGCTACGTGCCACTGCTACGTCTTCTGTTATACCTGTATAGGTACGGTAATTGCGATCGCATTGACGATAACGTTTTGACTTAAATTTGCTACAGATCGAGATATGTAAGGGCTGAACTCCTCAAAAGATTATTAACTAAATTAAATTAACTAAACTTATCTCAAGATAGAGGCTAGATGCATGGCTGGGACAGATTTTAAAGACTATTACTCCATTTTGGGAGTCGGTAGAAATGCTACAGATGATGAAATTAAGAAAAGTTTCCGGCGGTTGGCACGTAAGTACCATCCTGACATGAATCCTGGCGATAAAAAGGCTGAAGCTCAGTTTAAAGAAGCAAATGAAGCCTACGAAGTTTTATCTGACCCTGAAAAACGCAAAAAATATGACCAATTTGGTCAATATTGGAAACAAGCTGACCAAAACCCAGGATGGCCCGGTGCTAGCTATAGTACGGGAACTGGAGTGGGATTTGATGTCAATAACTTTGATTTCGGGCGTTATGCCAATTTCCAAGATTTTGTCGATGAACTTTTAAAAGAAGGCGGCAATCGTCGTGCTTATAGCAATACTAATACCACAGGTAGAAGTACGGGTTTTGGTTTCGATACTTCAGGGGGAAACAAAGGTTTAGATAAGGAAGCGACTTTATCTTTGAACTTTGCAGACGCTTTCTCTGGAGCGCAAAAATCTTTAATTGTCGGCGATGAAACCCTTAAAGTTCGGATTCCAGCCGGAGCCAAAACTGGGAGTCGCGTCAGGGTTCCTGGAAAAGGTCATACTGCTGCTTACGGGCAGCAAAGGGGTGATTTATATCTAAATATTTCGCTACAACCTCACTCTTTCTTTCAATTTGAAGGAGATAACTTGGTTTGCGAAATTCCAGTGACTCCAGATGAGGCAGTTTTGGGAGCGCAAGTTGAAGTACCG
Encoded proteins:
- a CDS encoding glucose-1-phosphate adenylyltransferase, whose product is MKRVLSIILGGGAGTRLYPLTKLRAKPAVPVAGKYRLIDIPVSNCINSEIYKIYVLTQYNSASLNRHIAQTYSFAGFTDGFVEVLAAQQTPENPNWFQGTADAVRQYISLLQEWNVDEYLILSGDHLYRMDYRLFVQRHRETNADITISVVPMDDKRASDFGLMKIDQSGRVVDFCEKPKGEALANMRVDTTKLGLTAEEAQQSPYIASMGIYVFKKDVLIDLLQKSLEQTDFGKEIIPGAAETYNVQAYLFDRYWEDIGTIEAFYEANLALTRQPQPPFSFYEENAPIYTRSRYLPPTKLLDCQVTESIISEGCILKNCRIHHSVLGLRAKIDSGAVIEDSLLMGADYYEPFAEQQREGENGKIKLGIGSNTTIRRAIVDKNARIGSNVMIINKDRVEEAQRETEGFYIRNGIVVIFKNATILDGTVI
- a CDS encoding DnaJ C-terminal domain-containing protein yields the protein MAGTDFKDYYSILGVGRNATDDEIKKSFRRLARKYHPDMNPGDKKAEAQFKEANEAYEVLSDPEKRKKYDQFGQYWKQADQNPGWPGASYSTGTGVGFDVNNFDFGRYANFQDFVDELLKEGGNRRAYSNTNTTGRSTGFGFDTSGGNKGLDKEATLSLNFADAFSGAQKSLIVGDETLKVRIPAGAKTGSRVRVPGKGHTAAYGQQRGDLYLNISLQPHSFFQFEGDNLVCEIPVTPDEAVLGAQVEVPTPDGMVTMNIPAGVRSGQSLRLRGKGWPLPKGGRSDQLVRVAIATPKEITATEREYYEKIRSSRSYNPRSHLSQIRL